A stretch of DNA from Gimesia chilikensis:
TGCCAGCTTCCCTACCCGGGCGAACTGCAGGAAGGCATCCAGGATCTCCTGCAGGTGCTTGCATTCCCGCTGCACGCTTTCAACTTTTTTCAGCATGCGATGACGGGAAGGGACATCCAGTGTCTCCAGATCTTCAGTGAGCAGTTCGAGGTTCATGCTCATCGTGGAGAGCGGGTTTTTGATTTCATGCGCCAGGCCACCGGCCAGCGTTGCGATTTCGGAATACTGGGCTTCCAGCTTTTCCCGTTCAGCAACACTCAGCGGGCTCTCGTTGACTGCGGATGGTCTCTGCATGGTTACTTCCCAACCGGACGGACAAAATAGTGGAGCACGATGGTCTGCTGCTCCACTCTTGTATCAGAAACTGCTGTTTCAAAAATAAAACGATGAAGTCATCTCAAATCGAGCTCCTTCATCGTTTTATATTTATCTCAGATCAAAAAGAGTGACTGAGCCATTGTCTGTCAGACCTGGAATGACGGGGGTTTCAGCAGTTCAACACACTCGCTGGTGTGTGGTTTGCTTTGCCCCCCGGTCAATTCAGGTGATCGATGGCCCTTACTCTTCTTCCGCTGCAACAGCGTCGCCATTTCCTTCCGCACCAGCCTGTTCAGCCAGAACGGCTTTGCGGGAGAGTTTAACGCGGTTCTGATCATCAACGGCGATGACCTTCACCTGCAGACGGTCGCCCATTTTACAGATGTCACTGACCGATTTCACGAACCCATCCGACAGTTCGCTGATGTGGCAGAGTCCATCTTTACCGGGAGCAATCTCAATGAATGCACCGAATTCTTTGATCGAACTGACCACACCATCGTAAATCCGTCCGACACGAATTTCTTCGGTCAGGGCTTCGATGTGAGCCAGAGCTTTCTCAACGATTTCTACATTGCCACCAGAGATGGTAACGGTTCCGTCGTCCTGAATGTCGATAGTCGCACCAGTGTCTTCCTGGATCGCACGGATTGTCTTACCACCCGGACCGATGAGCAGACCAATCTTTTCAGGATTGATCTTGGTCTGGTGCAGACGTGGTGCGTAGGCAGAGATTTCTGCCCGGGGACGACGAATGGCGGTAAGCATGGTTCGCAGCAGTTCCAGACGGGCCTTTTTGGCGGCTTCCAGAGTTGCTTTGATAATGTCTTCACCAATACCATCGTTTTTCAGGTCGAGCTGAATCCCGGTAATCCCTTTCTGGGTACCGGCGACTTTGAAGTCCATATCGCAGAAGTGGTCTTCATCGCCAATGATGTCAGTCAGAACTTTGAAGTCGTCTCCCTGAGTCACCAGACCGATTGAGATCCCGGCAACGGGCTGACGCAGCGGGACGCCAGCATCCATCAGCGAGAGAGTCGCCGAGCAGACAGAGGCCATCGAGCTACTACCGTTGGATTCCAGAATATCGGAGATCACGCGGATGGTGTAAGGGAAGTCTTCTTCGCTGGGCAGTACCGGTGCAACGGAACGTTCTGCCAGACAGCCGTGACCAATTTCACGACGTCCTGGTCCACGAATCGGGCGACATTCACCCACGGAGAACGAAGGGAAGTAGTAGTGCAGCATGAACCGCTGCAGTTCTTCTTCAAACAGACCGTCGACCCGCTGCTGGTCACGTGATGTGCCCAGGGTAACGGTTGCCATCGACTGAGTTTCGCCACGTGTGAAGACGGCAGAACCGTGCACGCGAGGGAGTGTCGATGTCTCACAGGCGACATCCCGCAGCTGATCGGGAGTACGACCGTCCAGACGACGACCGCTCATAGCCAGTTCGCGAACGGCCCGTTGTTCCAGATCATGGAAGGCTTCTTCGAACTGAGCGCGAGTTGCACCGTCTGCTGTTTCTTTTGCTTCTTCGGGGAAGAACTTTTCTACCAGTTCGTTGTGAATGACTTTGGTGCCTTCACGACGTTCTGCTTTGACCGTGCTCTGCATGGCAGCGGCCAGTTTCTGGTAGATGGGATCATCCAGTTTCGCGATGAAGGGATTTTCCGGAGGTGCTTCGTACTGGAAGGGCTCAATACCGGCCTTTTCACGCAGTTCCAGCTGCAGATCAATGATCTTCTTCAGCTCAGAATGAGCGTGCATGATTGCTGCAGACATTTCGTCTTCAGGAATCTGGCTTCCGAAACCTTCGATCATCAGAACCGATTTGCTTGAGCCGGCAACGATCAGGTCCAGGTCGCTTTCAGCGATCTGTTCCCGAGTCGGCAAGGTAATCAGTTCGCCATTGATGCGTCCCAGGCGAACGGCGGCGATTGGTCCCTGGAAGGGAACCGGAGAGAGGCACAGTGCCGCACTGGCCGCGTTGATTGACAGCACGTCAGGATCGTTAAATCCATCGCAGGACATGACGTTAGACATGACCTGCAGTTCATCTTTAAATTCTTTGGGAAACAGGGGACGAATCGGACGGTCGGTCAAGCGTGCCGTCAGGATTTCCTTGGTGGTAGGACGTCCTTCCCGTTTCAAAAATCCACCGGGGAACTTGCCTGCAGCAGCAGCCCGTTCCCGATAATCAACTGTCAGAGGGAAAAAGTCAGTCCCCTCTCTTGCAGGGCCTGTCGCCGTTGCGACAAAGACGACAGTTTCACCATACTGAATAAGAACAGACCCTGCGGCCTGCTTCGCTAACTGACCAGTTGTAAGACTAAGTTTCTGTCCGCCAACCTCACATTCAACAACTACTTTCACAATAATTTCCTAATTCTTTTCCGACAAACCGACAAAGATCAGCGAACAACCGAAATTACTTTCGGATATTCAGCCGATCGAGAATTTCCCTATAGCTTTCTGCATTCTTTTTGTGCAAATAATCCAGCAGACCACGGCGGCGGCTGACCATCTGCAGCAGGCCACGACGACTCGCGTGATCTTTAACGTTGGACCGGAGGTGCTCGGTTAAATTTACAATCCGTTCGGTAAGCACAGCAATCTGCACTTCAGCAGATCCGGTATCCCCTTGTTTCGACTGATACTCTTGAATCAATTCTGCTCTTCGTTCCTGAGTGACTGACATTCTTTCACTTAAACCTTTACAACAAACAACTTGACAAACAGAGAAGATCGGGGACTTCCCCATGCAAAGACAGCCACTACGATCCTTGTCTGGACTTTCTGAGACGGGTAATGGCGAGAGAAAACAAAGCTATTACGCTAGCTTTCAGGGTATTTAAGGTACTTAATGTAGCAATTTGAATAGATTATTCAATGGATACACTACACGGTTTATAAAAACGTTTCTGAATCAATTTAAACCGTCAGCATACCCTGACAACCGGAAAAGCATACACATAAGCCCACCTTTACCAGCAAGAAACCGCATTACCCTAAGCAGTTTCCTCATCGGGACTTACTTCACGCACCACAATTTCATTCCCTTGAATCTGGGAAATTTCTACCGGTACACCGACCTGAATATAGGGGCCTTCGCTGATCACATCGATCCAGACTCCCTCAATTTCAACCCGTCCAGCGGGTCGTAAAACGGATGTGGTGACCCCCTGCATGCCCACTTTTAACTCCAAGCCGTGGCGCTGGACACTGTCAAAGTTGCCGAGCAGTTCGGGGTCCAGCCGGATCTCGTGACCACCAGGACGTTGATTGTCGCCCGGGGGTGCGAGAATAATCGAACTCATCAGCCGCGACTCGGGCAGAAATCGATTCAGAATCAACGCCAGCACAATAACCGTTACCAACGACGCACTCATGGTGCCGACCGTGTTGGTCATGTTGGTGAAATCGGAACCGGGGCGCAATGTATTGAAATCCCCGAAGGTCTGGCTGGCAAGAATAATCGAAGAGACGATCAGCAGCCCTCCGGAAACGCCGAAGATCCCGAAACCGGGAATGACGAAGATCTCCATCAGAATGCAGATCATGCCGATCACGAACAGGACGATCTCGAGGTATCCAGCCGTCCCTCCCAGGAATTTGCTCCAGAAAAACAAGCCGAAACAGACGGCTGACATAATTCCGAACATCCCGGTCAGCGTATAAAGTTCGAGGTAGATGAACAGGGCACCCATAAAGAATAGCAGAAAGGTCACCGCTCCCGTGTTAAGGTAAAAAACGAGGGTATCGACCCAGGTACGCCCAACCGCTTTCAAGTTGACACCAGCGGCAATTCCCAGTCGCTGCTTGAGTTCATCCATGTCACGCACGGGAGGTTCCGCGAGCTTGAGTTCGTGAGCCCGGACGCCATTAACGGTCAGCAGGTTGCCTTTCTTCGACTCGGGAATCATCGGGCCTTTGATCCATTCCCCATTCGATTCATGAATTTCAGTATCGGACATGAACCAGAGCTGACCGGTTTTGCTGTTGGTGACTTCAAAGACTTCCAGGTCTTTATCCATCATCGCTTCACAGACCGCTGGTGGCCGGCCTTTCTTTTCTGCGAGATCGCGAATCGTCACCCGGATCGGACTCAGAATTTTTTCCGGTACGAATTCGAACTGCCCATTTTTGTTCTCATGCATGACCCCCGCGTCGCCAATCTGGCCGTTGGGTTTGAGAAAAATCTCGTCACAGCCCAGGGCAATAATCGCCGCACTGCTCATGGCACGTTCGGGAATATACGCAACGGTGCGAACCTTACTGGATTCGAGATCGGCAATCCGATTCGCCAGATTCATCCCGGAAAGCAGGTATCCACCGCCAGAATCGATTTCAAACACCAGCATATTGGCCCCGGAATTGACGGCCCGATTGATCTGCCGTTCGATGAATGTTTCCAGAATGGGTGAAATCATCCCGTCGACCTTGATCAACATTACTTTAGGTGCTTCTCCCACCGTCGGATCGTCGCGCAGCTTTTCCCGTGGAATGCCGTAGAATTCGGAAAGATCTCCCCGGGAATGGGCCAGTTGCTGGACCAGAACATCGACGGCCCGGGCTTTGCTGCCCGAAAAAACGCCCAGCGAACCGACTTCTTTGATGGTTTCCACATCGGTGATCACAGCCTGATTGTCCCGCAGTCGCTTCAGTTCTTCGGGAGTGACCACCCGCGATTCGACCTGCTTATTCTTGCCTTCGCCCTGCTGGATTTTCACTTTCAGCACGGCCTGCTGCGGATCCATCATGCCCAGAGCCAGTGCCCGGCTCAGTTTGGGATTGTGCCGTTTTTCCACGATCGAGAGCACAAACTGCTGTTCGTCCCGATCCAGTGCTTTACCGTATCCGATATCACCCAGTTCCGCATCGGGGTGCATCACGATTTCATCACAGGCCAGCGCCAGAACCACGTTGTTACCAATGACCGTTTCCGGGATCCACGCAATTGTTTTCAAGCTGGATAATTTAGACGAGGCCAGAAATTTCGCCAGCCCCTGCACCTGGTGAAAGGGGCTCGAACCGGGTGTGATTTTAAGCACCAGATAGCCTGTCTCTCCGGCTTGAGCGGCTTCGTTCTGCAGTGCCAGGGCGGCATTGGTCACGCGTCCGTAGGTGACCTCACCCACGGGACTTTCGATTGACATAAACTGTGCGGGAATCGATGGGGGCCCGTCGGGCTCGGCTTTCTTCGCAGGTGGATCCGCTGGTTTATCGGATTTGGGAGCCTGTTTGGCAGGATCAGCCTGGAGTGCAGAATTTCCGTTGAGCACTAAAAGTCCCAGAATCAAGGCCAGGAACATCTGGTTGACGTGTTTCATGATGTGACTTTCAATCAGGTCTGAACTGCAAAGGCTGAAAACAAAATCGCGTTCTCAGCTGTCGGCCTCAAGATGGGACAGCGCCCCGGCTCTACTACTATAATCAGTTTCGGAAGAGGGGGTGTACTCATTTAACGGTATTTTATCCCACAGGGATCATTTCCTGCACAAAAATTATAGATGATTTTCCCATTCGAAATAAGGCCCTGCTTTTCATTCCAGCCCGAACAGAATGAATCTTCACAAATCGTGACGTTTCTCTATAGACAGATGGGAGACACTTCATGTTCATCGCAAAAGCCTCGATTACGTTCACTGGTGAGAGACGCGTGCGGCTCAACAATCCTGACCTGTGAAACCGTAAGAATTTCGGAGAAAACAGGTTAAATTTTCAGCGGTCACTCCTTACAATACTGGGACGAATCGTATCAGCACCCTAAAGGGCAACCATGTCATTCTACGGCTATCACCCCATCATCGAAAAGTGGTTTCGCAAACGCTTTGCGGGCCCTACCGAACCGCAGCAGCAGGGCTGGCCCTGCATCAACCGGGGTGAGCACACACTGATTTCCGCCCCTACCGGTAGTGGTAAGACATTGACGGCGTTCCTGTCAGTGATCGATCGCATCGTGAAACGCTCACTGGAAGGCGACCTCGATGATGAGACCGTGGTCGTCTACGTCTCCCCCTTACGGGCGCTCTCCAATGACATGCATCGGAACCTGACCGAGCCGCTGGAAGAAATTTCCGCACTGCTCGAAGAAGAAGGCTACCTGTTCACACCGATCCGCATCGGATTGCGCACCGGCGACACCCCTTCCTCACAGCGGACTGCGCTGGTCCGGCGTCCGCCCCATATTCTTGTGACGACTCCTGAATCGCTGTACCTGATGCTGACCGGCACCAAAAGCCGGGAGACATTGAAAACCGTCGAGACTGTAATCGTCGACGAAATCCATGCTCTGCTCCGCGACAAACGGGGATCGCACTGGTCGTTGACCCTCGAACGACTCGAAACACTGGTCGAGCATCCGTTGCAGCGAATTGGGCTGTCAGCGACGCAGAAGCCGCTGGAACGGGTCGCACAATACCTGGTAGGAAACCGTCCCGAGATAGAGATCACGAGTTCTGCTCCTCCGGAACAGGAGAATGCTCACCCCGAACAGACCTGCCGGATTGTGAATATCGGCCACTCCCGCACACTGGATGTGGCAATCCAGGTTCCCCCTTCGGAACTGAGTGCGATCTGCACTCACGAACAATGGGCGGAAGTGCTGGACCAGATCGTCGCGTTGATTGAATCGCATCACAGTACGCTGATCTTTGTCAACACACGGCGTCTGGCCGAACGGATTACCCATCAGTTGACCGAGCGACTGGGAGAAGAAGTCGTCGGCAGCCATCACGGATCGTTGTCCGCCAAAATCCGGCATCGTACCGAGCAGAAGCTGAAAACGGGGGAACTGAAGGCGGTCATCGCTACCGCGTCACTTGAGCTGGGAATCGACGTCGGCTACATCGACCTGGTGGTACAGATTGGTTCGCCACGGGGCATCGCGACCTTCCTGCAACGGATCGGTCGCTCGGGGCACTCACTGGGACTGGTGCCTAAAGGACGGATCTTCGCGCTCTCCCGCGATGAATTAATGGAAAGCATGGCCCTGGTTCGGTCGATCAAGCAGGGAATCCTGGATACGGTCCGCATGCCGGAAGCCCCGATCGATATTCTGGCCCAGCAGATCGTGGCGGAAGTCTCCAGCCAGGAATGGAACACCGAGGAACTGTTTGCAGCGGTCACACGGTCGTATTCCTATCGCAATCTGAAGCGGACCGACTTCGACAGCACGATTCAATTTCTGAGTGAAGGCATCAGCAGCACAGCCGGCCGCAGTCGCGTCTATCTGCACCACGACCAGGTACAGAAACGAGTCCGCAGTCGCAAGAATGCGCGTCTCGTCTCGACGATGAACGGCGGTGCGATTCCGGAAATCGCCTCGTACCGTGTCGTCACCGAAGACGATCAGACGGTGGTCGGATCGGTGGATGAAGAATTCGCCGTGGAAAGCATGGCCGGGGATGTCTTCCTGCTGGGCAACACGTCCTGGCAGATCCGCTACGTGCGTGGCGGCGATGTGACTGTCGTCGATGCCCACGGTGCGCCGCCGTCAATTCCCTTCTGGTTTGGTGAAGCACCGGGACGTTCGCTGGAGCTCTCGACCGAGATCTCGCATCTGCGGGAAGAACTTTCGCAGCGGATTGAAGATCCCGAACAGGCGATTCTCTGGCTGACGACCGAATGCAATGTCGATGAGTGGGCGGCTAAACAGACGGTGGAATACATTCAGGCCCAGAAAGCGGCCCTGGGAATGGTGCCCACGCAGAAACGAATTGTCTTCGAGCGGTTCTTTGATGAATCCGGGGGCATGCAGCTGGTGATTCACGCCCCTTTTGGTGGCGACATCAACCGGGCCTGGGGTTATACAATGCGCAAGCGGTTCTGCCGCTCTTACAATTTTGAGCTGCAGGCGACCGCCGACGATAACGGTATCATTCTCTCGCTCGGGCCGCAGCACAGCTTTCCGCTGGAAAGCCTGTTTTCGATGCTCAATACCAGCAACGTGCAACAGCTGTCCGAACAGGCCATTCTGGATCATCCCATGTTCCACGTCCGCTGGCGGTGGAATGTGACCCGCTCCCTGCTCGTCTCCCGCATGCAGAACGGAAAAAAAGTTCCACCTCCGCTGCAGCGGTTTCGCGCCGAAGACCTTTTGACCGCCGTTTTCCCCCGACTGACCGGCTGTCCGGAGAACGAGATCGGCGAGATTGTCCGCCCCGATCATATTCTCGTCGACCAGACACTCTATGACTGTCTTAACGAACAACTCGATATCGACGGGCTCAAACAGGTCTTACTGGAAATTGAGCAGGACCAGATCAAGCTGATCCCCCGCGATACCCGGGAGCCGTCCCCCTTTTGTTATGAGCTTTTGAATTCCAGCCCCTATACCTTCCTGGACGGGGGCGAAGCCCAGGAACGACGCGCCCGAGCCGTGGCAACGCGGCACACACTGTCTGTGGAAAGCGTGGAAGATCTGGGACGTTTGTCGCCCGAGGCGATCGCGCAGGTCTGTCAGGAAGCGCAGCCCCTGGTTCGCAATGCAGACGAATTCCACGATGTCCTGCTGGGACGGATTCATCTTCCCATCAACCAGTGTCCCGACTGGGCCGACTGGTATCGGGAACTTGAAGCCACAGGACGCGCGACGACACTCACACGTGCGATTGACAATACAATTCCAAGTTGGGTAGCGACCGAACGACTGCCTGCAGCCCTGGCCGCTTTCCCCGATTCCTCACATGCACCGGCAGTCGAAGTTCCTGCAGGCGTACAGCAGGAATGGGAGTCGACCGAGGCCCGCACGGCCATCATTCGGGGACTGCTGGATACCTGCGGCCCCCTGTCGGTGGCGGAGCTTGCGGATCTGGCTGGCATGACCGAATCGCAAACCGAAGCGGCCCTGTATGCACTCGAAGGCGAAGGCTCTGCCATGCAGGGTTACTTCCGCGTTAAAGATCCAAACTGGGATCAGAGTGCAGCTGAGGGTCAGGAGCAGGCGGAAGTGAAAGAGTCAGACAACGTCGTCCCGCCCAAAGAATGGTGTCATCGCCGGCTGCTGTCCCGTATTCATCGTCTGACGCTGCAGGGACTAAGGGCCCAGGTACAGCCTGTTGATCCCAGTGTGTTTATTCGTTATCTCACGCATCATCATGGACTGGCTGGCGGCGAGAAACGGACCGGCACGAATGGTCTGTTCGAAGTACTCTCGATGCTGCAGGGGATCGACATCCCGGCGGTCTGCTGGGAACGGGATATCCTGCCGGCACGCCTTTCGAACTATCAGAGCAGTCAGTTGGACGAACTCTGTTTCACCGGCGAGATTGGCTGGGGGCGACTCTATCCTCCCAAGCGCAACCCGGATCAGGGGAAACCGATGACCGGCATCACCCGCAATGCGCCGGTGTCGTTCTTTCTCCGCGAGGATATCCCCTGGCTGACCTGTTTTAACCTGGTGCAGTCAGAGAGTGAATCAGAAGAATCCTGCCTGAGCAGCCCGGCACAGGAAGTACAGGAACTGTTGACCCAGCGTGGTGCCCTGTTTGCCACCGATCTGATGACGGCGACCGAGTCACTCCCTTCGCAGATCGCTGATTCACTAGGCGAACTGATTGCCCGCGGTCTGGTCACTTCAGACAGTTTTTCCGGCATGCGACAGTTTACGCAGGACCGCGCTACACAGAAACGGCGTTCTTCGCGGAAATCGCGGATCGGTCTGGTCCGCAAACGTTCGACTCCCAACAACACCGGACGTTGGTCAATCTGGCGACGCGAGCCTGAGGAACCAATTGAAGAACGGGGACTCAAGCATTACGAAAATGTCGAACAGTGGGCGTGGCAGCTGCTCAGGCGGTGGGGCGTGGTATTCCGCGACCTGCTGATTCGTGAACCCGGTGCGCCGCGGTGGTTTGAACTGCTGCAGATCTTTCGTCGGCTCGAAGCCCGCGGTGAAATCCGCGGGGGGCGTTTTGTGACGGGCGTAGCTGGCGAGCAGTTTGCCATGTCGGGTACGATTCAGGAACTGAGAAAGTTACGGGATGAATCGGGCTGTGATGAACTGACGATTCTGTCCGCAGCCGACCCTCTGAACCTGGTGGGCATTCTGACCAAAGACGCACGCGTTCCCAGCACGGCTCACAATCGCCTGGCTTACTGGAACGGAAACCTGATCGCCTACTCGAAGAGCGAAGAACTGTTCCTGGTAACCAAGGTCAACGACAAAATTAAACGGGAACTCGTGCTCGGCTTCGGGCTCCCCTTGCCCGCAGGATCCAGTCCGGAACAGAACACAGTCGAAGATGAAACGGACTCCTCAGACGAGTTGCAGACAGTCGAAGCAACAGAAACCGAGAGCCCGGTTGAAGAGTCGACGCCACGAAAATCACCTCGCCCCTCATTTCTCTAAACGCAGGAATGTCCCGGGGATTTTAATACGGAAGAGCGCATGCGGAAATATGTCATCTACTTTGCCCTGATTTACCTCATCACGGGACTGCTGCTCCCTGCTTCCCTGCCTGTCAGCCTTGTGCGTGCTGCGGAAACAGAGAAACCATCTGCGGTCGACGAACAGTTACAAACCGCTTACGAGCACCTGCAGCATGGGCGATACGCAGAGGCACGTGAATCTTATGTAGAGGTGGAGAAGAAGCTGGCTGACGTCTCTCCCCCAACCAGCGAGGCGCATTGGAAGCTGATGCAGGGCCTGATGCGGATTGACCTGGAGACGGGCGACACAGCAGCTGCATTCCGTCGCCTGGAAACCGCGTTGAAACAGGATCCGCGTCGCGCAGAACTGCAAGCCTGGGCCGCGAAACTTTATTTTGAGGCGGGGCAATATGAAGAGGCCGAAAAGCACGTCGCGACGGCGTTGACTCTGGACGCCGATCAACCGCGGGCGCATCTGATACAGGCACACCTGCTCACCGAGGCAGGTAAGATTGAAGAAGCCAACGAAGCCTTCCGCTGGTTTGTCCGCTATTATAATCGTGCTCAGCCGGAAGATGCCGAGACGCTGCTGATCATCGCGGACGGCGCAACGCAGTACGCACGCTGGAACAGCGTTTCGCAGATCTTTAATTTCGTGGTCAACACGCTCTGTCCGGATGCACTTAAAGATGATCCTCTGGCCTGGGAGGCGTCTTTCCTGAGCGGTTCCATCCTGCAGGAAAAGTACAATCGACCACAGTCAGCCGAAGAATTTCAGGCGGCACTGACGACGAATTCGCAGGCTGCGCCGGTTTACGTCGCACTGGCAGAGACCGCGGTTGAAATTCGGGAGTTCGACACCAGCAGCGAACTGCTGGAAAAGGCCTTGAAGATCAACCCGCGTCTGCTCTCCGCTCTGTTGCTGAAATGTGACCTGGAACTGATCAACGGACAGTACCCACAGGCTCTGAAAACAGTTGCAGAAGCGGAAAAGGTTAATGCCCGCAGTCAGCTGGTGCTGGCACGGAAGGCGGCCTGCTTTCTGCTGCTGGATGGTGTTCCCACCACCGACGAACTCAAGCCCTTCTTCGACAATACTGAAACGAAAACAAAACCAGCGGGAAAATCTTCCCGGTTTAATCAGCTATTGACTGACCTGCTGGCAGAGAATCCCAAACCGGGCTACTTTCTGTTTGAGCTGGGGAACCTGCTCGAATTCAAACGGCAGTTCGCGTTTGCAGAATTTGCGTACCTGAAAACCAGGGAACTGATGCCGCAACTTTCCGGTCCTCAGACGTCCCTGGGAATGCTCTACATGCAGATGGGCCGGACAGATCTTGCTCAGGAAACCCTCAACGCTGCTTTCCAGGCCGACCCCTATCATGTACGGGTCAGCAACATGCGCAAGGTCCTGGGCGTACTGGAGTCATATGGCTCGATCGTGACCGATCATTTTGTAATCCGCTATGATTCGAAAGCCGATTATATCCTCGGACAGTACATGGCGGACTATCTGGAAGAGATCTACCCGGAGATGGTAGCGCAGTTTGGCTACGAACCGCCGGGCAAAACGCAGTTTGAGATCTACCACGACGCCAAAGGGCTCTCAGCCCATCAGTGGTTCAGTGCGCGGATGATCGGTCTGCCCTGGATTCAGACGATTGGTGCCTCAACCGGTGCTGTCGTCGCGCTGACTTCTCCAACGGCCATGCAGGAACCGTTCAACTGGGCCAGTGTCCTGAA
This window harbors:
- the pnp gene encoding polyribonucleotide nucleotidyltransferase is translated as MKVVVECEVGGQKLSLTTGQLAKQAAGSVLIQYGETVVFVATATGPAREGTDFFPLTVDYRERAAAAGKFPGGFLKREGRPTTKEILTARLTDRPIRPLFPKEFKDELQVMSNVMSCDGFNDPDVLSINAASAALCLSPVPFQGPIAAVRLGRINGELITLPTREQIAESDLDLIVAGSSKSVLMIEGFGSQIPEDEMSAAIMHAHSELKKIIDLQLELREKAGIEPFQYEAPPENPFIAKLDDPIYQKLAAAMQSTVKAERREGTKVIHNELVEKFFPEEAKETADGATRAQFEEAFHDLEQRAVRELAMSGRRLDGRTPDQLRDVACETSTLPRVHGSAVFTRGETQSMATVTLGTSRDQQRVDGLFEEELQRFMLHYYFPSFSVGECRPIRGPGRREIGHGCLAERSVAPVLPSEEDFPYTIRVISDILESNGSSSMASVCSATLSLMDAGVPLRQPVAGISIGLVTQGDDFKVLTDIIGDEDHFCDMDFKVAGTQKGITGIQLDLKNDGIGEDIIKATLEAAKKARLELLRTMLTAIRRPRAEISAYAPRLHQTKINPEKIGLLIGPGGKTIRAIQEDTGATIDIQDDGTVTISGGNVEIVEKALAHIEALTEEIRVGRIYDGVVSSIKEFGAFIEIAPGKDGLCHISELSDGFVKSVSDICKMGDRLQVKVIAVDDQNRVKLSRKAVLAEQAGAEGNGDAVAAEEE
- a CDS encoding NfeD family protein, whose amino-acid sequence is MKHVNQMFLALILGLLVLNGNSALQADPAKQAPKSDKPADPPAKKAEPDGPPSIPAQFMSIESPVGEVTYGRVTNAALALQNEAAQAGETGYLVLKITPGSSPFHQVQGLAKFLASSKLSSLKTIAWIPETVIGNNVVLALACDEIVMHPDAELGDIGYGKALDRDEQQFVLSIVEKRHNPKLSRALALGMMDPQQAVLKVKIQQGEGKNKQVESRVVTPEELKRLRDNQAVITDVETIKEVGSLGVFSGSKARAVDVLVQQLAHSRGDLSEFYGIPREKLRDDPTVGEAPKVMLIKVDGMISPILETFIERQINRAVNSGANMLVFEIDSGGGYLLSGMNLANRIADLESSKVRTVAYIPERAMSSAAIIALGCDEIFLKPNGQIGDAGVMHENKNGQFEFVPEKILSPIRVTIRDLAEKKGRPPAVCEAMMDKDLEVFEVTNSKTGQLWFMSDTEIHESNGEWIKGPMIPESKKGNLLTVNGVRAHELKLAEPPVRDMDELKQRLGIAAGVNLKAVGRTWVDTLVFYLNTGAVTFLLFFMGALFIYLELYTLTGMFGIMSAVCFGLFFWSKFLGGTAGYLEIVLFVIGMICILMEIFVIPGFGIFGVSGGLLIVSSIILASQTFGDFNTLRPGSDFTNMTNTVGTMSASLVTVIVLALILNRFLPESRLMSSIILAPPGDNQRPGGHEIRLDPELLGNFDSVQRHGLELKVGMQGVTTSVLRPAGRVEIEGVWIDVISEGPYIQVGVPVEISQIQGNEIVVREVSPDEETA
- a CDS encoding DEAD/DEAH box helicase, encoding MSFYGYHPIIEKWFRKRFAGPTEPQQQGWPCINRGEHTLISAPTGSGKTLTAFLSVIDRIVKRSLEGDLDDETVVVYVSPLRALSNDMHRNLTEPLEEISALLEEEGYLFTPIRIGLRTGDTPSSQRTALVRRPPHILVTTPESLYLMLTGTKSRETLKTVETVIVDEIHALLRDKRGSHWSLTLERLETLVEHPLQRIGLSATQKPLERVAQYLVGNRPEIEITSSAPPEQENAHPEQTCRIVNIGHSRTLDVAIQVPPSELSAICTHEQWAEVLDQIVALIESHHSTLIFVNTRRLAERITHQLTERLGEEVVGSHHGSLSAKIRHRTEQKLKTGELKAVIATASLELGIDVGYIDLVVQIGSPRGIATFLQRIGRSGHSLGLVPKGRIFALSRDELMESMALVRSIKQGILDTVRMPEAPIDILAQQIVAEVSSQEWNTEELFAAVTRSYSYRNLKRTDFDSTIQFLSEGISSTAGRSRVYLHHDQVQKRVRSRKNARLVSTMNGGAIPEIASYRVVTEDDQTVVGSVDEEFAVESMAGDVFLLGNTSWQIRYVRGGDVTVVDAHGAPPSIPFWFGEAPGRSLELSTEISHLREELSQRIEDPEQAILWLTTECNVDEWAAKQTVEYIQAQKAALGMVPTQKRIVFERFFDESGGMQLVIHAPFGGDINRAWGYTMRKRFCRSYNFELQATADDNGIILSLGPQHSFPLESLFSMLNTSNVQQLSEQAILDHPMFHVRWRWNVTRSLLVSRMQNGKKVPPPLQRFRAEDLLTAVFPRLTGCPENEIGEIVRPDHILVDQTLYDCLNEQLDIDGLKQVLLEIEQDQIKLIPRDTREPSPFCYELLNSSPYTFLDGGEAQERRARAVATRHTLSVESVEDLGRLSPEAIAQVCQEAQPLVRNADEFHDVLLGRIHLPINQCPDWADWYRELEATGRATTLTRAIDNTIPSWVATERLPAALAAFPDSSHAPAVEVPAGVQQEWESTEARTAIIRGLLDTCGPLSVAELADLAGMTESQTEAALYALEGEGSAMQGYFRVKDPNWDQSAAEGQEQAEVKESDNVVPPKEWCHRRLLSRIHRLTLQGLRAQVQPVDPSVFIRYLTHHHGLAGGEKRTGTNGLFEVLSMLQGIDIPAVCWERDILPARLSNYQSSQLDELCFTGEIGWGRLYPPKRNPDQGKPMTGITRNAPVSFFLREDIPWLTCFNLVQSESESEESCLSSPAQEVQELLTQRGALFATDLMTATESLPSQIADSLGELIARGLVTSDSFSGMRQFTQDRATQKRRSSRKSRIGLVRKRSTPNNTGRWSIWRREPEEPIEERGLKHYENVEQWAWQLLRRWGVVFRDLLIREPGAPRWFELLQIFRRLEARGEIRGGRFVTGVAGEQFAMSGTIQELRKLRDESGCDELTILSAADPLNLVGILTKDARVPSTAHNRLAYWNGNLIAYSKSEELFLVTKVNDKIKRELVLGFGLPLPAGSSPEQNTVEDETDSSDELQTVEATETESPVEESTPRKSPRPSFL
- the rpsO gene encoding 30S ribosomal protein S15 encodes the protein MSVTQERRAELIQEYQSKQGDTGSAEVQIAVLTERIVNLTEHLRSNVKDHASRRGLLQMVSRRRGLLDYLHKKNAESYREILDRLNIRK